Part of the Gemmatimonadales bacterium genome, TGGAGGAGGTCATCAATCTGATGCGCGAGCGGCACATCCCGGTGCTGTTCGCCTCCAACTTCTACAGCCACCAGCAGATCCGGGAAGTGGCCGAGCGCACCGGCGCGACTGCGGTCGTGGTGCCGGCGAACACCAACGGCGCGCCGGGCGTCAACACCTATTTCGACCTGGTCAACCTCTGGATCGGCGAGCTCGCCCGCGGGTTCGCGGCGCCGGCCGTGGGCACCCGATGATCGAGCTGATGCTGGCGCCCTTCGTGGCCTGCATGCTCCTCGTGGCCATTCACGGCTACTTCGGCCTCCACGTGGTGGCGCGCGGCGTCATCTTCGTGGATCTGGCGCTCGCCCAGATGGCGGCGCTCGGGGCGACGGTGGGGCTGCTGTTCCACGTCGTGCACAACGACGCCACCTCGCAGCTGTTCGCGATCGGCGCCATCGCCTGCGGCGCCGCCGTCCTGGCCTGGACGCGCACCAAGGAGCGCGGCCGGGTCCCGCAGGAGGCCATCATCGGCGTCGTGTACGTCGTGGCCTCGGCCGCCGCCATCCTGATCGCGGAGAAGGCGCCGCGCGGCGAGGACGTTATCAAGGACATGCTGGTCGGCAGCCTGCTATGGGTGACCTGGCCCACGATCGCCAAGGACGCGATCGCCTACGGGTTGCTGGGCCTGTTCCTGTTGATCTATCACCGCCGGTTCGAGACCATCTCGTTCGAGCCGGCCGTGGCGGCCGCCAAGGGGTGGCGGGTGCGCTGGTGGGACTTCTGGTTCTATCTCGCCTTCGGCGTCACGGTGACGTTCTCCGTGCCCATCGCGGGCGTGCTCCTGGTGTTCAGCTTCCTGGTGGTGCCGGCGCTGACGGCGGTGCTGTTCGCCCGCACGCCGCGCACGATGATGCCGATCGCGTGGTCCACGGGCATGGTCGCGTGCCTCGCGGGTCTCGTCGTGTCGTACGCGTACGACCTGCCGACGGGACCGCTGGTCGTCTGCATGTTCGGCCTCGTCCTGGCCGTGGCGGCCCTGGTGCGGCGCTTCATCCTGCCCGTACCGCTGACCGAGCCCATCGAGCCGGAGGGCGGCGCCGGATCCCCGTGAGCCTCGAAGGGACGTCCCTCGCCGGACCGGCGCGCGCGAACGCCCTCGAGGTCGAGCACCTGACCGTACACTTCGGCGCCTCTCCAGCCCTGAACGACCTTTCCTTCTCGGTTCCGGCGGGCGCCGCTCTTGCCGTGATCGGACCGAACGGCGCCGGCAAGACCGTCCTCTTCCGGGCGCTGGTGGGCGCAATTCCCTGCGAGGGGGTCGTACGCTGGGCTCCCGGCACCAGACTCGGCTACGTCCCCCAGAAGCTCGATCTCGAGCGCAACCTGCCCATCACCGGGCGGGACCTGCTGGGCGCCCGCGCCCGGATCGGACACTCGCCACCGGCCGCGGCACGCGACTCGCTCTCCCGGCTGAGCCTTCCCACGAGCGTCCTGGACACGCCGATCGGCATGCTCTCCGGCGGGCAGTTCCAGCGACTGCTCATGGCCTTCGCCCTGCTGGGCGGCCCGACCGTGCTGCTCCTCGACGAGCCCACGGCCGGCGTGGACGAGCCGGGGCAGGAACAACTCACCGAGGCGGTGCACCGGCTGCAGGAGGAGCAGGGGGTCACCGTCCTGATGATCTCCCACGACCTCACCGTCGTGTACCGCTACGCCAGTGCCGTCCTGTGCCTGAGCCCCGAGTACAGGTGCTTCGGCGTCCCCAAGAGCGTCCTGACGCCCGACACTCTCACCCAGCTCTATGGGGCGCCGGTAGGGCTCCACATCCATGACCAGCCCCGCAGCTAGCACCCTCCTCCTCTCGGCCGTGACCGCCGTGGCGGCCGGGTTGATGGGATGCTACGCGCTGATGCGCCGCATGACGCTGGCCGGCGATGCCCTCTCGCACGTGGCGCTCCCGGGGATCGGGCTCGCCCTGCTCCTGGGGTTCCACCCGCTCGCGGGCGCCCTGGCCGCGCTGCTTGTCGGTGCCGGCCTGATCTGGGCACTGGAACGGCGGACGCGGATCAGCACGGAGACGGTGATCGGCGTCGTGTTCTCGACGGCCCTCGCCGTCGGGGCCCTGCTCACCACGGGCGAGGAGCTGGTGGACGCCCTGTTCGGCGCGCCGGCGGCGCTCACCCCGTGGGAGCTGGGCGTCGGCCTCGTCGGCTCGGCCCTGGTGATCGCCTTCGCCGTCCTGGCGAGAGACCGCCTCATCGTGGCGCTGGTCTCGCCCGACATCGCGCGTACCTCCGGCATCGACGTGCCGCGCCTCAACCTGCTCTTCCTCGTCGCCTTCGCCGTGACGGTGGCGCTCGGGCTGCGCTACCTGGGCGTGCTGCTGATGGGATCGCTGGTCATCATCCCGGCGGCAACCGCGCGGAGGCTCGCCCGCAATCTGGCAGG contains:
- a CDS encoding metal ABC transporter ATP-binding protein; its protein translation is MSLEGTSLAGPARANALEVEHLTVHFGASPALNDLSFSVPAGAALAVIGPNGAGKTVLFRALVGAIPCEGVVRWAPGTRLGYVPQKLDLERNLPITGRDLLGARARIGHSPPAAARDSLSRLSLPTSVLDTPIGMLSGGQFQRLLMAFALLGGPTVLLLDEPTAGVDEPGQEQLTEAVHRLQEEQGVTVLMISHDLTVVYRYASAVLCLSPEYRCFGVPKSVLTPDTLTQLYGAPVGLHIHDQPRS
- a CDS encoding metal ABC transporter permease, whose translation is MTSPAASTLLLSAVTAVAAGLMGCYALMRRMTLAGDALSHVALPGIGLALLLGFHPLAGALAALLVGAGLIWALERRTRISTETVIGVVFSTALAVGALLTTGEELVDALFGAPAALTPWELGVGLVGSALVIAFAVLARDRLIVALVSPDIARTSGIDVPRLNLLFLVAFAVTVALGLRYLGVLLMGSLVIIPAATARRLARNLAGMFAVSVAVAVFATVAGTFVATGLGRASGPIIVTIAAGCFLLATAYQPKR
- a CDS encoding iron chelate uptake ABC transporter family permease subunit, whose translation is MIELMLAPFVACMLLVAIHGYFGLHVVARGVIFVDLALAQMAALGATVGLLFHVVHNDATSQLFAIGAIACGAAVLAWTRTKERGRVPQEAIIGVVYVVASAAAILIAEKAPRGEDVIKDMLVGSLLWVTWPTIAKDAIAYGLLGLFLLIYHRRFETISFEPAVAAAKGWRVRWWDFWFYLAFGVTVTFSVPIAGVLLVFSFLVVPALTAVLFARTPRTMMPIAWSTGMVACLAGLVVSYAYDLPTGPLVVCMFGLVLAVAALVRRFILPVPLTEPIEPEGGAGSP